The Streptomyces sp. HSG2 genome has a segment encoding these proteins:
- a CDS encoding acetate kinase: protein MGGETRLASGLVERIGEGRGRLRHTPVDGGTREWSGDVPDHRAALDAVAAELTRDGWGPDSPDLAAVGHRVVHGGRRFTGPTRVDDVVLAEIERLAPLAPLHNPANLTGIRTARALRPDLPQVAVFDTAFHATMPESAARYAIDTETADAHRVRRYGFHGTSHAYVSRTAARLVGKAPEETNVIVLHLGNGASASAVRAGRCVDTSMGMTPLEGLVMGTRSGDVDPAVVFHLTRVGGMSVAEVDTLLNRRSGLLGLCGDNDMREVLRRVDAGDERARLAFDIYVHRLRKYIGAYAAVLGRVDVVAFTAGVGENAAPVREAAVAGLEGWGLAVDADLNAAPGDRPRLISPAGAGVAVAVVPTEEEWEIAAQTYALVIGDKGPGNLT, encoded by the coding sequence ATGGGCGGGGAAACGCGACTGGCTTCCGGACTCGTCGAGCGGATCGGAGAGGGGCGGGGTCGGCTGCGGCACACCCCGGTGGACGGGGGGACCCGGGAGTGGTCGGGGGACGTCCCCGACCATCGGGCAGCGCTCGACGCGGTCGCGGCGGAACTGACCCGGGACGGGTGGGGCCCGGACTCTCCCGACCTGGCCGCGGTGGGCCACCGCGTGGTCCACGGGGGGCGACGCTTCACGGGGCCGACCCGGGTCGACGACGTCGTGCTCGCCGAGATCGAGCGCCTGGCCCCCTTGGCACCACTCCACAACCCCGCCAACCTCACCGGGATCCGGACCGCCCGCGCCCTCCGCCCGGATCTGCCACAGGTCGCCGTCTTCGACACCGCCTTCCACGCGACCATGCCGGAGTCGGCCGCGCGGTACGCCATCGACACGGAGACCGCCGACGCCCACCGGGTGCGGCGCTACGGCTTCCACGGCACCTCGCACGCCTACGTCTCCCGGACGGCCGCGAGGCTGGTGGGCAAGGCGCCGGAGGAGACGAACGTGATCGTGCTGCATCTGGGCAACGGCGCGTCCGCCTCGGCCGTGCGCGCCGGACGCTGCGTGGACACCTCCATGGGGATGACTCCCCTGGAGGGACTGGTCATGGGCACGCGTTCGGGCGACGTCGACCCGGCCGTCGTGTTCCACCTGACCCGGGTCGGCGGGATGTCCGTGGCCGAGGTGGACACCCTCCTGAATCGGCGAAGCGGGCTGCTGGGACTCTGCGGGGACAACGACATGCGGGAGGTTCTGAGGAGAGTCGACGCCGGCGACGAACGGGCCCGACTGGCCTTCGACATCTACGTTCACCGGCTGCGGAAGTACATCGGCGCCTACGCCGCCGTCCTCGGCCGCGTCGACGTCGTGGCGTTCACCGCGGGCGTGGGGGAGAACGCGGCCCCGGTGCGCGAGGCCGCCGTCGCGGGTCTGGAGGGGTGGGGACTGGCCGTGGACGCCGACCTCAACGCCGCCCCGGGGGACCGTCCGCGGCTGATCTCGCCGGCGGGTGCGGGGGTGGCGGTGGCCGTGGTGCCGACCGAAGAGGAATGGGAGATCGCGGCCCAGACCTACGCCCTGGTAATAGGCGACAAAGGGCCGGGAAATCTCACCTGA